In Struthio camelus isolate bStrCam1 chromosome 3, bStrCam1.hap1, whole genome shotgun sequence, the DNA window AAAGGCAAGAAATCAAAAAGATAAACCACATTTAAAAATGGACGTTTTTACAATAATTGTGCCCTGTCGTTCTTACTTTAATTCTTGCTGCTTAGCCATGCTATTTGGTCATTCTCCCTTATGCCATGAATTCCAGACCACTCATTGCTTTtgtaataaactgaaaaaaaggaaaatccatgTTAATTATAACTTGGGGCCTATGTCTGAAGGTGAGCCACTTCAAGGCTAGTTTTGTTGGATACGCAGTCCTCTAGTTCCGAGGACTCTCCAACTGACACTCCAGTCACACCTATACATAACAATACGTATTTCTGCTCAAAACTTACCACAGGAGAGATTGCAATGATAGAATCTTTTCTGGACATAAGATGCAACAGATGCTTTAGCTGTCCTTCTGAGGTCAACAGCTACCAACCTACCTTCCAGAATTGATGGAAACCTCTTCTGCATCGTATATCTGAAGTCTGATAAGAAAGACGAATCAAAGTCACTTTACTCAacgtatttttaaaacaaataattaaatgCACTATTTTTCTAACTAAATGACTTTTTCCTAAGTTTGTTCCAGCTTTTTGAGTTACAGATACCATTAAATAATGTGATCtgaatggacttttttttttttttttgcattgtatcACTAACACCGTTCAAGTGGCAGCACTATCGTCACAACGTTTTTTGAGCTTCCTCACAATAATAGTTGTGCACAAGCAACAGATTCATGAGAAGCTGAGCAAATCTCGGTGGAGTGGCACCCAAAGGAAAATGACTTGTTTTCCTTATGTGGGTTTAGGTGTTCACTAAATATTTCTGTGTGCAGCTTCACCaaccccatttaaaaaaaatcatgcttttttgTAGTGATAGCTTTATGTCATTTTAACAAGTTACAGCAGATTACAAAAGGATTTGGTAAATGCTAGTTACAGCAGATTACAAAAGGATTTGGTAAATGCTAGTTCCAGCACAACGTGGATGGTGGGAAGAGGGATTGGAGATTGTGTAGGAGCTTCACTCTGAGCAGTGAGCTGTCAGAGCTCACCACACCTCACAGAACTACAGCGTAAGAAAGCCCGTGCAAAGGGTTGCAAGAACTATGGACTAGAGCTGAAAATAAGGATGAGAAACCATGCA includes these proteins:
- the CEBPZOS gene encoding protein CEBPZOS isoform X1, which codes for MRTPPARKRRAPRGRTARGQPLAAVTAALSDCGGGAAMARRAVAGLLLLEAAGLVGAMLLYRRMDRSQDFRYTMQKRFPSILEGRLVAVDLRRTAKASVASYVQKRFYHCNLSCVYYKSNEWSGIHGIRENDQIAWLSSKN